In Zingiber officinale cultivar Zhangliang chromosome 6A, Zo_v1.1, whole genome shotgun sequence, a single genomic region encodes these proteins:
- the LOC121996556 gene encoding disease resistance protein RGA2-like — protein MAGGGGFLSSMFTTMVAKLHSLASPSITSSSLLHNNIEREMSRLTETMRRIQAKLADSEEENHAKSHWEKLWLSELKDVAYDAEDVVEEYEYEVLRSKQLHENNSGAHEDELANKAAEIRKRFDEITKEWKLLKLPKKAGKRKRSPMLSDMNRETGSLVVESDVLGRVDEKDMLVEWLLSEDDSTEDRVSVIAIIGMGGLGKTTLAQIVYNDPRVENYFYPRGWVCVSENFDVVGLTEKILQSLVDEKVHKELDGLQHALGENLQGKGKVKVPEDLVVLQRALQENLQGKKFLLILDDVWNENFTLWDELRKPLLSAQVGKVIVTTRNRPVARIMETIFPLDLIAYHLMYAGNCSRESLWEEQIRAYNHILKTSAER, from the exons ATGGCCGGAGGAGGGGGCTTCCTATCTTCCATGTTTACCACGATGGTAGCCAAGCTGCATAGCTTGGCTTCACCGTCAATAACATCTTCTTCGTTGCTACACAACAATATTGAACGGGAGATGAGTAGGCTGACAGAGACGATGAGGCGAATCCAAGCCAAACTTGCTGACTCAGAGGAGGAGAATCATGCAAAAAGTCACTGGGAGAAGCTTTGGCTTAGCGAGCTCAAAGATGTTGCCTATGATGCCGAAGACGTAGTAGAAGAGTACGAGTACGAGGTGTTGCGTTCCAAACAATTGCATGAGAACAACAGCGGGGCACATGAG GATGAACTAGCAAATAAAGCCGCAGAGATAAGGAAAAGGTTTGATGAGATCACCAAGGAGTGGAAACTCCTAAAGTTGCCTAAGAAGGCTGGAAAAAGAAAGAGAAGCCCCATGCTCTCAGATATGAACCGAGAAACAGGCTCTTTAGTGGTTGAATCAGATGTTCTTGGAAGAGTAGATGAAAAAGATATGCTGGTTGAATGGCTACTGTCAGAGGATGATTCAACAGAGGATAGAGTTTCTGTGATTGCAATAATTGGGATGGGAGGACTGGGTAAAACAACACTAGCTCAGATTGTCTATAATGATCCAAGAGTGGAAAACTATTTCTATCCAAGAGGATGGGTCTGTGTATCTGAAAACTTTGATGTTGTTGGTTTGACAGAGAAGATTCTACAATCACTTGTAGATGAGAAAGTTCATAAAGAACTAGACGGGCTCCAACATGCACTAGGAGAGAATCTGCAGGGGAAAGGGAAAGTGAAAGTTCCTGAAGATCTAGTCGTGCTCCAACGTGCACTACAAGAGAATTTGCAGGGGAAAAAGTTTTTGCTGATATTAGatgatgtttggaatgaaaattTCACTCTCTGGGATGAATTAAGAAAGCCCTTACTATCAGCTCAAGTGGGTAAAGTTATAGTGACCACTAGAAATCGACCAGTTGCTAGAATTATGGAGACAATATTTCCTCTCGACTTAATTGCTTACCATTTGATGTATGCTGGCAATTGTTCAAGAGAGTCACTTTGGGAAGAGCAGATAAGAGCCTACAACCACATCTTGAAGACATCGGCCGAAAGATAG
- the LOC121996555 gene encoding putative disease resistance protein At3g14460, producing the protein MPIQLKRCFQYLSLFPKGTSLDSEEIVRLWMSQGLLPLDGDRRADDIGKKCIKSLTERSLIHLSYIHYSMHDLVHDLAQYVAQDECLCVMDDNFNTEKLQMIRHLSVTTDRHKFSIEDLQLQKLLQAIKDLQQLKRLRTLFIRNYCDKRQIRSSPVPQSTRPRTNTEEVNYERLRVSSIISKFCEEMAVHSRHVIIFGVLEDLFEKLKYIRALYLNYIGITQLPDSLGNLKLLRYLSIEDTNIQSLPESICCLYNLQILNSNIFKLPTHIGNLINLCHLSLTRQDTFLPSGIGNLTNLQTLNHFNVSHEKEHCDIGELNSLMKLGGTIDICHVGYVNIFSNSPPLKTKKYVNSLRLDWCKKDYYLSKQDEKKAEQQLAYLQPHVNLKSLEIYNYPGVKFVEWVSDSSFTKLTKLSLVKCKNCTKLPSLGQLPSLEYLMIRRMDDIQHVGREFCSMLMASPSNSFQNNIAFPSLKSLMFWEMFNWEVWDGVEIGDFPSLQYIQIYSFKLIKFPQFPFMSSVERMGLGSVGVPVVSNFQSLTNLDINIITQEHSEWMSKCYFPTLQHLTLLYIMVECVHLSQKQLPSLKTLKMKYSGELKFIKGLKNFTSLNSLIIKECPILEFDKVPATLQQLKFKNCPLFEKGFKEQQGHMPNILMIEERDPNEEEEEKRWWIMMRKRRRMSMMTREMRRRWMSDDEAH; encoded by the exons ATGCCGATACAACTTAAAAGATGCTTCCAATACCTATCCTTATTCCCCAAAGGCACAAGTTTAGATTCAGAAGAAATAGTCCGATTATGGATGTCACAaggtcttcttcctcttgatggaGATAGGAGAGCAGATGACATAGGCAAAAAATGCATAAAAAGTTTGACTGAGAGGTCACTGATACATCTGAGCTACATCCATTATTCGATGCATGATCTTGTTCACGATCTTGCACAATATGTAGCGCAAGATGAATGCCTGTGTGTGATGGATGACAATTTCAACACAGAAAAATTACAAATGATTAGACACTTATCGGTCACCACCGACCGCCATAAGTTCAGCATAGAAGATCTTCAACTACAAAAACTTCTGCAGGCAATAAAAGATCTTCAGCAACTAAAACGTCTGCGGACACTTTTTATTAGAAACTATTGTGACAAAAGACAAATACGTTCGTCCCCCGTGCCCCAGTCAACCCGtcccaggaccaacacggaggaggtaaattacgaaCGGCTACGAGTCTCATCTATTATTAGTAAGTTCTGTGAGGAGATGGCTGTTCATTCAAGACATGTCATAATTTTTGGAGTCCTTGAGGATCTTTTCGAAAAATTGAAATACATACGAGCACTTTATTTAAACTACATCGGCATCACACAGCTACCGGATTCATTGGGCAACCTCAAACTACTTCGCTACCTTTCTATAGAAGATACTAATATACAGAGTCTTCCAGAGTCCATATGCTGCCTTTACAACTTACAAATTCTCAATAGTAATATTTTTAAACTCCCAACGCACATTGGAAATTTGATAAACCTATGTCATCTTTCGCTTACTAGACAAGATACCTTTCTTCCATCTGGAATTGGAAACTTGACCAACTTGCAGACACTCAACCACTTCAACGTCAGTCATGAAAAAGAGCATTGTGACATAGGAGAATTGAATAGTTTGATGAAACTTGGAGGAACTATCGACATTTGTCATGTAGGCTATGTGAACATATTTTCAAACTCCCCTCCTCTGAAGACAAAAAAGTATGTTAATTCTTTGCGGTTAGATTGGTGCAAAAAGGATTATTACCTTTCTAAACAAGATGAAAAGAAGGCAGAACAACAACTTGCATACCTCCAACCACACGTCAACCTCAAGTCCCTTGAGATATATAATTACCCAGGTGTCAAATTTGTTGAATGGGTGAGTGATTCATCCTTCACTAAGTTGACCAAGTTGAGTCTAGTTAAATGTAAGAATTGCACTAAACTTCCATCGTTGGGTCAACTTCCTTCTCTGGAATATCTTATGATACGTAGGATGGATGACATTCAACATGTGGGACGCGAATTTTGCTCCATGCTAATGGCATCTCCATCTAATTCTTTCCAAAACAACATTGCATTTCCCTCTCTAAAAAGCTTGATGTTTTGGGAAATGTTTAATTGGGAAGTGTGGGATGGAGTGGAGATTGGTGATTTCCCCAGTCTCCAATATATTCAAATTTACAGTTTTAAGCTGATCAAGTTTCCTCAGTTCCCCTTTATGTCTTCCGTGGAAAGAATGGGATTGGGTAGTGTTGGTGTACCTGTTGTTTCAAATTTCCAGTCGCTGACAAATTTAGACATTAATATCATAACTCAGGAACATAGTGAGTGGATGTCCAAGTGTTACTTTCCAACGCTCCAACACTTGACATTATTATATATCATGGTGGAATGTGTTCATCTGTCACAGAAACAGCTACCTTCACTCAAGACTTTAAAGATGAAATATTCTGGAGAATTGAAGTTTATTAAAGGGTTAAAAAACTTCACCTCCTTGAATTCTTTAATTATAAAAGAATGTCCTATTCTTGAGTTTGATAAAGTACCAGCCACCCTCCAACAACTGAAGTTCAAAAACTGTCCTTTGTTTGAGAAGGGGTTCAAAGAACAACAAGGACATATGCCCAATATCTTG ATGATAGAGGAACGAGATCccaatgaggaagaggaagagaagcgatggTGGATTATGATGAGGAAGAGGAGACGGATGTCGATGATGACGAGGGAGATGAGGAGGAGATGGATGTCTGATGATGAAGCTCATTGA